In one window of Dokdonia sp. PRO95 DNA:
- a CDS encoding nucleoside phosphorylase gives MAIAPSELILNPDGSIYHLNLRPEHLATTIITVGDPDRVDTVTKYFDSVRFTTQKREFKTSTGTYKGKEITVISTGIGTDNIDIVLNELDALVNINLETREINETHTSLNIVRIGTSGSIQADIPVNSFLMSRYAIGLDALLHFYDSKHVQHPAIQKAFIEHMSWAPEKSEPYVVSCDEQLAAKFVSDTMVDGFTATNIGFYGPQGRVLRLKTTDATMNEKLGTFCFRESATSKELKVTNLEMETSGIYGLAKLLGHRAVSLNCIIANRANMTFSEKPTEQTEALIQYTLDALTKD, from the coding sequence ATGGCAATAGCACCATCAGAACTTATACTTAATCCAGACGGTAGTATTTACCACCTTAATTTACGACCAGAACACCTAGCAACTACCATAATAACAGTAGGAGATCCTGACCGTGTAGATACGGTGACAAAATACTTTGATAGTGTGCGTTTTACCACACAAAAACGCGAATTCAAAACAAGCACCGGAACTTATAAAGGAAAAGAAATCACAGTTATTTCTACTGGAATAGGCACAGATAACATTGACATTGTACTCAACGAACTTGACGCGCTGGTTAACATTAACCTAGAAACAAGAGAGATCAACGAAACGCATACTAGCTTAAATATTGTACGCATAGGCACAAGTGGTTCTATTCAAGCAGATATACCTGTAAACTCCTTCTTAATGAGCCGTTATGCGATAGGTCTGGATGCCCTACTCCACTTTTATGATAGTAAACACGTACAGCATCCAGCAATACAAAAAGCTTTTATAGAGCACATGTCATGGGCTCCAGAAAAGAGTGAACCTTACGTAGTTTCTTGTGATGAGCAACTTGCAGCAAAATTTGTTTCAGATACAATGGTGGATGGATTTACTGCTACAAACATTGGATTCTATGGTCCACAGGGAAGAGTGTTAAGACTCAAAACAACAGACGCTACCATGAATGAGAAGCTAGGAACTTTTTGCTTTCGCGAAAGCGCAACTAGCAAAGAGCTTAAGGTTACTAATCTAGAGATGGAAACTTCTGGAATATATGGCCTAGCAAAATTACTAGGACACCGTGCTGTATCTCTCAATTGTATTATTGCCAATAGAGCAAATATGACTTTTAGCGAAAAACCTACAGAGCAAACCGAAGCTCTTATCCAATATACACTTGATGCACTCACAAAAGATTAA
- a CDS encoding FAD-dependent oxidoreductase — translation MEQDCDIIIIGGGLAGLTAAVHLLQADFSVMLIEKNSYPKHKVCGEYVSNEVLPYLDALGIYPINNCAKKINRFQFSGLTGNALEIKLPLGGFGISRYALDLALYERAISLGLVFEQATATNVTFGREQFEVTTKDKSFRAPYALGAYGKRSGLDITLSRKFISTKSPWMGVKAHYAGEFPEDLVALHNFSGGYCGLSKVETDAINVCYLADVNSFKKHKDLDTYRVEVLEQNRYLKEFFAQAEPIFEKPLTISQISFQDKSAVENHLLMIGDSAGLIHPLCGNGMAMAIHSAKIASECLSNHISTSKKREQLEKEYTKQWKRTFATRMRNGALIQRGLHNATITRLGVGILQKSPRLLSSVIQSTHGNLIT, via the coding sequence GTGGAACAAGATTGCGATATCATAATAATAGGTGGGGGTCTTGCTGGACTCACAGCCGCTGTACACTTACTGCAAGCTGACTTCTCTGTGATGCTTATTGAGAAAAATTCATACCCTAAGCATAAGGTCTGCGGTGAGTATGTTTCAAATGAAGTATTGCCATATTTAGACGCGTTGGGTATTTATCCCATAAACAATTGCGCTAAGAAAATAAATCGTTTTCAATTTTCTGGACTCACTGGCAATGCACTTGAAATCAAACTTCCTTTAGGAGGTTTTGGTATCAGCAGGTATGCACTAGATCTAGCCTTGTATGAACGAGCTATAAGCCTAGGATTGGTATTTGAGCAAGCAACCGCTACAAATGTTACTTTCGGAAGAGAGCAATTTGAGGTTACCACAAAAGATAAAAGTTTTAGAGCACCCTATGCTCTTGGAGCCTATGGTAAGAGGAGCGGATTAGATATTACGCTTTCGCGAAAATTTATAAGTACAAAATCCCCTTGGATGGGTGTAAAAGCACATTATGCTGGAGAATTCCCAGAAGATTTGGTGGCATTACACAATTTTTCAGGAGGTTACTGTGGATTATCAAAAGTGGAAACAGATGCAATAAACGTTTGTTACCTCGCAGATGTAAATTCATTTAAGAAGCATAAAGATTTAGACACATATCGAGTTGAGGTATTAGAGCAGAATCGTTATTTAAAAGAATTTTTCGCGCAAGCGGAACCAATTTTTGAAAAACCACTCACCATTAGTCAGATCTCATTTCAAGATAAATCTGCGGTGGAGAATCACTTATTAATGATAGGTGATAGTGCAGGACTCATACATCCTTTATGCGGTAACGGTATGGCAATGGCAATTCATAGCGCAAAGATTGCAAGTGAGTGTCTTAGTAACCATATAAGTACTTCAAAAAAGCGGGAGCAGCTAGAAAAAGAATATACGAAGCAGTGGAAGCGAACCTTTGCGACTAGAATGCGCAACGGGGCGCTTATACAACGTGGCTTGCATAACGCAACAATAACTAGACTAGGAGTAGGAATACTTCAAAAATCACCTAGATTATTGAGTAGCGTGATACAGTCAACACATGGAAATCTTATAACATAA
- a CDS encoding 2-oxoglutarate and iron-dependent oxygenase domain-containing protein, whose protein sequence is MNNIPSVDLADFLSEDNSRKQKFVQEIGKAYEEIGFVSLKNHFLDDQLVDGLYKNVKDFFALPEDTKKKYEIEGGGGQRGYISFGKEHAKGKKEGDLKEFWHFGQEADEDANLSEAYPENIEVKELPEFNEKGMEAYRMLEKTGIYVLRALALYIGLDEFYFDHWANNGNSILRPIHYPPISQEPKGAVRAGAHGDINLITLLMGASAGGLQVLRKDGEWIDAIPNEDELVINVGDMLERHTNNKLRSTIHRVVNPPKEEWGTARYSIPFFMHPRSDMKLNCLDECVSEEHPKAFEDITAGDFLHQRLVEIGLIKE, encoded by the coding sequence ATGAATAATATACCAAGTGTAGACTTAGCAGACTTTTTAAGCGAGGATAACTCTCGTAAACAGAAGTTTGTACAAGAGATAGGAAAAGCATACGAAGAGATAGGATTTGTATCATTAAAGAATCACTTTCTAGATGATCAACTTGTAGATGGATTATATAAAAATGTAAAGGACTTTTTTGCACTTCCAGAGGATACTAAGAAAAAATATGAAATAGAAGGAGGCGGTGGCCAGCGTGGGTATATTTCTTTTGGTAAAGAACATGCAAAAGGTAAGAAAGAGGGAGATTTAAAAGAATTCTGGCATTTTGGTCAAGAAGCAGACGAAGACGCAAACCTTTCCGAAGCGTATCCAGAAAACATTGAAGTAAAAGAATTACCTGAATTTAATGAAAAAGGTATGGAAGCATACCGCATGCTAGAAAAGACAGGTATTTACGTATTAAGAGCACTTGCATTATACATTGGCCTTGATGAGTTCTATTTTGACCACTGGGCAAATAATGGTAATAGCATCTTGCGCCCTATTCATTACCCACCTATTAGTCAAGAGCCTAAGGGAGCGGTACGTGCAGGAGCACACGGAGACATCAACTTGATTACTTTATTAATGGGAGCATCTGCTGGAGGGCTTCAAGTGTTACGCAAAGACGGAGAGTGGATAGACGCGATTCCTAATGAAGATGAGCTAGTAATAAATGTAGGTGACATGCTAGAGCGCCATACTAATAACAAACTACGCTCTACAATACACCGAGTGGTAAATCCGCCAAAAGAAGAATGGGGAACCGCTCGTTACAGTATTCCTTTCTTTATGCACCCAAGATCAGACATGAAACTGAATTGTCTTGATGAGTGTGTGAGTGAAGAACACCCTAAGGCCTTTGAGGATATTACTGCTGGAGACTTTTTACACCAGCGCCTAGTAGAAATAGGACTGATTAAAGAATAA
- a CDS encoding SDR family oxidoreductase codes for MEKILVAGAHGTTGKKIVNLLNEFQYFTPIAMVRKEEQKSFFESQGVETVMGDLEEDVSPVFSQPYDKVLFAAGSGGKKVVAVDQEGAKKMIDASKQNNIKKFVMLSSMGADNPEEAEDLQDYLKAKHNADVYLKESGLNYAIVRPGSLTNDELTNKIELQEKLGKHGEISRNDVAQTLVRSLNDDVANRETFEIIQGDTLIADALNKVAVD; via the coding sequence ATGGAAAAGATATTAGTAGCAGGTGCCCACGGTACCACAGGAAAAAAAATAGTTAACCTTTTAAATGAATTTCAATACTTCACACCGATTGCAATGGTGCGTAAAGAGGAGCAAAAATCCTTTTTTGAATCGCAAGGTGTTGAAACAGTTATGGGAGACCTAGAAGAGGATGTAAGTCCAGTTTTTAGTCAACCATATGATAAAGTACTCTTTGCAGCAGGATCTGGTGGAAAAAAAGTAGTTGCAGTAGACCAAGAAGGCGCAAAGAAAATGATTGATGCTTCAAAACAGAATAACATCAAGAAGTTTGTAATGCTAAGCTCCATGGGAGCAGATAATCCAGAAGAGGCAGAAGACTTGCAGGATTACCTAAAGGCAAAACATAATGCAGATGTGTACCTTAAAGAAAGCGGACTCAATTATGCGATAGTGCGTCCAGGAAGCTTAACAAATGATGAGCTTACAAATAAAATTGAGCTACAAGAAAAGCTTGGAAAGCACGGAGAAATAAGTCGTAATGATGTAGCTCAAACGCTGGTGCGCTCTCTTAATGACGATGTAGCAAACAGAGAAACTTTTGAAATTATACAAGGCGATACGCTCATAGCAGATGCCTTAAATAAAGTAGCAGTAGATTAA
- a CDS encoding OmpA family protein, translated as MKNIVRNITVIALGAAMLTGFTSCEATKNANNKQKGAVIGATGGAILGAIIGNNAGKGGNGELGAVIGGVVGGGAGVLIGNKMDKQAQQIEQELPGATVERVDDGIVVTFDENSGVYFDTAKYNVNPASQTLLNKMSNIMKEYNQTNVIVAGHTDSVGSDVNNMTLSQNRANAVTNYMVSTGLSAGRFTTVWYGEAQPAASNDTAEGRAQNRRVQLAIVPNEEMKQDAMKEANGGN; from the coding sequence ATGAAAAATATAGTAAGAAATATTACAGTAATAGCACTAGGAGCAGCAATGCTTACAGGTTTCACAAGTTGTGAGGCTACCAAAAATGCAAACAATAAACAGAAAGGTGCTGTTATAGGTGCAACTGGAGGAGCTATCCTTGGAGCAATTATAGGGAATAATGCCGGTAAAGGTGGCAATGGAGAACTAGGAGCTGTTATAGGTGGTGTAGTAGGTGGTGGAGCAGGTGTCCTTATTGGAAACAAGATGGATAAGCAAGCGCAACAAATCGAGCAAGAACTTCCAGGAGCAACTGTAGAGCGTGTAGATGATGGTATCGTAGTAACTTTTGATGAGAACTCAGGAGTTTATTTTGATACAGCAAAATATAACGTGAATCCAGCTAGTCAGACATTACTTAATAAAATGTCTAATATAATGAAGGAGTATAACCAAACTAACGTAATTGTAGCAGGTCATACAGATAGCGTAGGATCTGATGTAAATAACATGACGTTATCTCAAAACAGAGCAAATGCTGTGACTAACTATATGGTAAGTACAGGATTATCTGCAGGAAGATTTACAACGGTATGGTACGGTGAAGCGCAACCAGCAGCTAGTAATGATACCGCAGAGGGACGTGCTCAAAACAGACGTGTACAACTTGCTATTGTTCCTAACGAAGAGATGAAGCAGGATGCCATGAAAGAAGCAAACGGAGGGAACTAA
- a CDS encoding DUF1328 domain-containing protein, with protein MLRWTVIFIIIAIIAAVFGFGGIASGAESIAKILFFIFIVLFLLSLVSRLFKR; from the coding sequence ATGTTACGCTGGACAGTTATTTTTATCATCATTGCAATCATCGCAGCAGTCTTCGGATTTGGCGGAATCGCTTCAGGTGCGGAAAGCATTGCAAAAATATTATTTTTCATCTTTATTGTACTCTTCTTACTTTCTTTAGTAAGTAGATTATTTAAAAGATAA
- the ppk1 gene encoding polyphosphate kinase 1 yields the protein MIKLTDENFRHRDLNWLSFNERVLQEAEDVENNPLYERLKFLAIYSTNLDEFFRVRVSQLRQLKRVKKEIRKQLSLKPNKIVKEIKATVHEQQQRFGHTFRKVIIPELEKHHIHILTSKTYTDKHKILADGWYASTIREHIDIKKVDIGAKNDIFLEDQSLYFYVLFKDNSKVGFVTIPTHKVDRFVHLLKESGEHYLTFIDDIIHYKMDTIFPNEEIRGIFEVKISRDAELYLDDELDGILADRIYESLKRRHKGQPTRLLYDASMDKDDAKKLRKLLRVGKVDMMPGGRYHNFNDFFAFPDPTENPDLHFKKKPLIKHNALENATDYFKVLRDRNHLVHFPFMSFNYVERFIEQASEDKDVTEIKISLYRVASESPLTSALLKALDNGKKVFIFIEAKARFDEENNITWGRTFEEKGATVIYSYPRIKVHSKILLVKRKEEGKNRRYIYIGTGNFNAKTSKIYADHGFFSADKKLGKELNRVFKVLEGDLIVPRNKHLLVSPFTTRRTFEKLINDEIDFAQSGKHAEIKIKMNSLEDKDMIKLLYKASQAGVKITMLVRGFSALIPGVKGLSENIYMTSILDRYLEHGRIYWFNHDGDEQLFMGSADWMTRNLDRRIEVLVPITDADCRKELMEIFNIQLSDNVKARIQNKEENNAFAKAEKETPKIRSQYAIFDYLKAKHN from the coding sequence ATGATTAAACTTACCGACGAAAATTTTAGACATAGAGATTTAAACTGGCTTAGTTTTAACGAGCGTGTACTTCAAGAAGCCGAAGATGTAGAGAATAATCCGCTGTATGAGCGTCTCAAATTTCTAGCGATATACTCGACTAATCTAGATGAGTTTTTTAGAGTTCGCGTGTCACAATTGCGCCAACTCAAAAGAGTAAAAAAAGAAATTAGAAAGCAATTATCCCTTAAACCTAATAAGATTGTTAAGGAGATCAAAGCAACGGTGCATGAGCAACAGCAACGTTTTGGCCACACTTTTAGAAAAGTGATTATCCCAGAGCTAGAAAAGCACCATATCCACATCCTTACCTCAAAAACCTATACAGACAAGCACAAAATTCTTGCAGATGGCTGGTACGCTTCTACCATAAGAGAGCATATTGATATTAAAAAGGTTGATATTGGAGCAAAGAATGATATCTTTCTAGAAGACCAATCACTATACTTTTACGTTCTCTTTAAGGACAACTCAAAGGTGGGATTTGTAACAATCCCTACTCATAAAGTAGATCGCTTTGTACATCTACTCAAGGAAAGTGGAGAGCATTATCTTACTTTTATAGACGATATTATCCACTATAAAATGGACACAATTTTCCCTAATGAGGAAATACGTGGCATTTTTGAAGTAAAGATATCTAGAGATGCAGAGTTATATCTAGATGATGAGCTAGATGGTATTCTTGCAGACCGTATTTATGAGTCTTTAAAGAGACGACACAAAGGGCAACCTACGAGGTTACTTTATGATGCATCTATGGATAAAGATGATGCAAAGAAATTACGAAAACTCTTGCGTGTAGGTAAGGTAGACATGATGCCAGGCGGTCGCTATCACAACTTTAATGACTTTTTTGCTTTTCCCGATCCTACCGAAAATCCTGATTTACATTTTAAAAAAAAGCCATTAATAAAACATAATGCTCTAGAAAATGCTACAGATTACTTTAAGGTATTAAGAGACAGAAATCATCTGGTGCATTTTCCGTTTATGTCATTTAATTATGTGGAGCGTTTTATAGAGCAAGCCTCAGAAGATAAAGATGTAACAGAAATAAAGATTTCCCTATATCGGGTAGCAAGTGAGTCTCCACTTACTTCGGCGCTACTTAAGGCATTAGATAATGGTAAAAAGGTGTTCATCTTTATAGAAGCAAAAGCTCGTTTTGACGAAGAGAATAACATTACTTGGGGACGCACTTTTGAAGAGAAAGGAGCTACCGTTATTTATAGCTACCCGCGTATCAAGGTACATTCTAAAATATTACTTGTAAAGCGCAAAGAGGAAGGAAAAAACCGTCGATACATCTATATAGGTACTGGTAACTTTAATGCAAAAACCTCAAAAATCTATGCAGATCATGGCTTCTTTTCGGCAGATAAGAAACTGGGCAAGGAATTAAACCGAGTCTTTAAAGTACTAGAAGGAGACCTCATTGTACCTCGTAACAAGCATTTGCTTGTCTCTCCTTTTACAACACGACGCACTTTTGAAAAGCTCATTAATGATGAGATTGATTTTGCTCAGTCTGGCAAACATGCAGAGATAAAAATAAAAATGAATAGTCTTGAGGATAAGGATATGATTAAATTACTCTACAAAGCAAGTCAAGCTGGAGTAAAAATCACAATGCTTGTGCGCGGCTTTTCGGCGCTTATTCCTGGAGTAAAAGGCCTAAGTGAGAATATCTACATGACCTCAATTTTAGATAGATATCTGGAGCATGGCCGTATTTACTGGTTTAATCATGATGGTGACGAGCAACTATTTATGGGAAGTGCAGACTGGATGACAAGAAATCTAGATAGACGTATTGAAGTTCTTGTGCCCATTACAGATGCTGATTGTCGTAAAGAGTTGATGGAGATTTTTAACATTCAGCTTTCAGATAATGTAAAGGCTCGTATTCAAAATAAAGAAGAGAATAACGCTTTCGCGAAAGCAGAAAAAGAAACACCAAAAATTAGATCACAATATGCTATTTTTGACTATCTAAAAGCGAAGCACAATTAA
- a CDS encoding alpha-ketoacid dehydrogenase subunit alpha/beta, which produces MATTTKSNIPFTYNRASLENDTLLKLYRAMLKPRLIEERMLILLRQGKVSKWFSGIGQEAISVGVTAAMKPEEYILPMHRNLGVFTTREIPLYRLFTQWQGKMSGFTKGRDRSFHFGTQEFNIVGMISHLGPQLGVADGIALAHKLRNEKAVTAVFTGEGGTSEGDFHEALNVASVWQLPVLFCIENNGYGLSTPTTEQYNCEHLADRAKGYGMESHIIDGNNILEVYTKISEITEDIRNNPRPVLIEFKTFRMRGHEEASGTKYVPEDLMEAWGEKDPLLNFEKYLMQEEILSQETKDSYELSIKEEITEHLDKAYAEKNITPNLETEIADVYSPFSFRESVPSKDTEELRLVDAISQGLRQSMEKYDDLVIMGQDVAEYGGVFKITDGFVEQFGRDRVRNTPICESAIVETAMGLAINGKKALMEMQFSDFATSGFNPIVNYLAKSHYRWSQPADVVIRMPCGAGVGAGPFHSQTNEAWFTHTPGLKVVYPAFPADAKGLLATAIEDPNPVLFFEHKKLYRSIRQEVPTNYYTLPLGKASLIKEGEQVTIITYGAGVHWAIELLDSINVSADLLDLRTLLPLDKEAIITSVRKTGRVLLLTEDSAFGSVMSDISAMIMETCFESLDAPVRRVASIDTPIPFDSELEKQYLPVERLATTLQELLDY; this is translated from the coding sequence ATGGCGACTACAACAAAATCTAACATACCCTTTACTTACAATAGAGCATCTTTAGAAAACGATACCTTACTTAAACTATATAGAGCAATGCTTAAACCTCGTTTGATAGAGGAGCGCATGCTTATTTTACTAAGACAGGGAAAGGTGTCAAAATGGTTTTCTGGTATAGGTCAAGAAGCAATCTCCGTAGGAGTCACTGCTGCGATGAAGCCAGAAGAGTACATATTACCAATGCACCGTAACCTCGGAGTTTTTACTACTCGTGAGATTCCTTTATATAGATTATTTACACAATGGCAAGGAAAGATGAGCGGCTTTACTAAGGGGCGCGATCGTAGTTTTCACTTTGGCACGCAAGAATTTAATATTGTGGGTATGATTTCTCACCTAGGCCCACAACTTGGTGTAGCAGATGGTATTGCCCTTGCACATAAATTGCGCAATGAGAAAGCAGTAACCGCTGTTTTCACTGGGGAAGGAGGTACAAGTGAGGGAGATTTTCATGAGGCTCTCAATGTTGCATCTGTATGGCAATTACCTGTACTATTCTGCATAGAGAATAACGGTTATGGATTATCTACACCTACAACGGAGCAATACAATTGTGAGCATCTTGCAGATAGAGCAAAAGGTTATGGGATGGAATCTCACATCATTGATGGGAATAACATTCTAGAGGTTTACACTAAGATTTCAGAAATTACAGAAGATATACGTAACAATCCGCGACCAGTTTTAATAGAGTTTAAAACCTTTAGAATGCGCGGTCACGAGGAAGCAAGTGGTACCAAGTATGTGCCTGAAGACCTTATGGAAGCATGGGGAGAAAAAGACCCTTTACTTAATTTTGAAAAGTACTTGATGCAAGAAGAAATTCTTTCTCAAGAGACAAAAGATTCTTACGAGCTTTCTATTAAAGAAGAAATCACAGAACACCTAGATAAAGCATATGCAGAGAAGAATATTACTCCTAATCTAGAAACAGAAATAGCAGATGTGTATTCACCGTTTAGCTTTCGCGAAAGCGTACCAAGCAAAGACACAGAAGAGCTTCGCTTGGTTGATGCAATTTCCCAAGGACTGAGACAGTCTATGGAGAAGTATGATGATCTTGTCATCATGGGACAAGATGTAGCCGAGTATGGAGGTGTTTTTAAAATCACAGATGGTTTTGTGGAGCAGTTTGGTCGCGATCGTGTGCGTAACACACCTATATGTGAGAGCGCCATTGTAGAGACTGCTATGGGTCTTGCTATCAATGGTAAAAAGGCGCTGATGGAAATGCAATTCTCAGATTTTGCAACTTCTGGCTTTAATCCTATTGTAAACTACCTTGCAAAATCACACTATCGCTGGTCACAACCAGCAGATGTAGTGATACGTATGCCTTGTGGAGCAGGAGTAGGTGCGGGACCTTTTCACTCGCAAACTAACGAAGCATGGTTTACTCATACACCAGGATTAAAAGTTGTGTACCCAGCGTTTCCTGCAGATGCAAAAGGATTGCTAGCGACTGCGATAGAAGATCCTAATCCAGTCCTGTTTTTTGAACATAAAAAATTATATCGAAGCATCCGTCAAGAGGTGCCAACTAACTATTATACATTACCATTAGGCAAGGCATCTTTAATTAAAGAAGGAGAGCAAGTAACTATTATCACTTATGGTGCGGGCGTACACTGGGCAATTGAGTTGCTTGATAGCATAAATGTCTCTGCAGATCTACTAGACTTGCGCACTTTACTGCCGTTAGATAAGGAAGCTATTATTACTTCTGTACGTAAAACGGGAAGAGTGTTACTACTTACAGAAGACAGCGCCTTTGGATCTGTAATGTCTGATATTTCGGCAATGATTATGGAAACGTGTTTTGAAAGTTTGGACGCTCCAGTAAGACGAGTTGCAAGTATAGATACTCCCATTCCTTTTGATTCTGAACTTGAGAAACAGTATTTACCTGTAGAGCGATTAGCTACCACACTTCAAGAGTTACTAGATTATTAA
- a CDS encoding NAD(P)/FAD-dependent oxidoreductase has translation MVIIIGAGLSGLLTAYRLQKQGIPYTVLEARSRIGGRIHTLYNEEQAPVEMGATWFGDYHTEVVSLLEELNISRFKQHMDATVFYEPVGSNGAQQIEIPPQAASYRIAGGTSALIDAIYNKLDSTNILLNQSVKSVQYVNNKALVLSKDTFEADAVILALPPKLWVSQIAFTPPLPSQLSQLALQTHTWMEDSIKVAITYPTPFWEAAQKPSTLFSNIGPVTEFYNHENVEKSKFALSGFINTSYKKLSDEERKKLVINQLVSVFGTSAQEYTAYHECVWSKESHTHVVSESPLFPHQNNGNPLFRESLWDDNLFISSSESAKNFPGYMDGAISSANETADKIIERLSS, from the coding sequence ATGGTTATAATAATAGGAGCTGGATTATCAGGGTTACTTACTGCATATCGATTACAAAAACAAGGAATACCATATACCGTTCTGGAGGCAAGATCTCGCATAGGCGGTAGAATCCACACTCTTTACAATGAAGAGCAAGCTCCCGTAGAAATGGGCGCAACGTGGTTTGGCGATTATCACACAGAGGTTGTAAGTCTCCTAGAAGAGTTAAACATCTCGAGGTTTAAACAGCACATGGATGCTACTGTTTTTTACGAACCCGTAGGGAGTAATGGAGCTCAGCAAATAGAAATCCCACCACAAGCTGCTAGCTATAGAATAGCAGGCGGAACCTCTGCATTGATTGACGCAATTTACAACAAGCTTGATAGTACAAATATCTTACTCAACCAATCTGTAAAATCTGTGCAGTATGTAAACAATAAGGCTCTAGTTTTAAGTAAAGATACCTTTGAAGCAGATGCAGTAATTCTCGCTTTACCTCCTAAGTTATGGGTCTCACAAATTGCTTTTACACCACCATTACCATCTCAATTGTCGCAGCTCGCACTGCAAACACATACTTGGATGGAAGACTCTATAAAGGTTGCAATCACATACCCTACTCCATTCTGGGAAGCAGCGCAAAAGCCTAGTACACTTTTTAGCAACATAGGACCAGTTACAGAATTTTACAATCATGAAAATGTTGAAAAATCAAAATTTGCTCTCAGTGGCTTTATAAATACCTCTTATAAAAAACTGAGTGACGAAGAACGTAAAAAACTAGTTATAAATCAGCTGGTGAGTGTTTTTGGCACAAGTGCTCAAGAGTATACAGCATACCATGAATGTGTATGGAGCAAGGAGTCACACACTCATGTAGTATCTGAAAGTCCATTATTTCCGCATCAAAATAATGGAAATCCTTTGTTTCGAGAGTCTCTATGGGACGACAATTTATTTATTTCAAGTTCAGAAAGTGCAAAAAACTTTCCGGGTTATATGGATGGTGCAATTTCATCGGCAAATGAAACTGCTGATAAAATTATAGAACGATTAAGCTCTTAA
- a CDS encoding lipocalin family protein, translating into MKYIKSVILVLLVATIASCGPSQVVKQSKKTLKGTWTLNEVSYDRQGTFNINLFNDASQECMEGSTWRFIPNNNFGNYELSGVGCDTEKRYFVWSIPDNEGDDMNYNILVKPTDAKMKSETNAGFRVALSYLSEDQLQMSQTVSVEGKPFNITMNFTKIAE; encoded by the coding sequence ATGAAATATATAAAATCAGTAATACTCGTTCTTTTAGTTGCTACTATAGCAAGCTGTGGACCATCTCAAGTGGTAAAGCAATCTAAAAAAACACTTAAAGGAACTTGGACGCTTAACGAAGTAAGTTATGATCGTCAAGGAACTTTTAATATCAACCTTTTTAATGACGCATCACAAGAATGTATGGAAGGAAGTACATGGCGTTTTATTCCTAATAACAACTTTGGAAATTACGAACTTTCTGGAGTAGGCTGTGATACAGAGAAGCGTTACTTCGTATGGAGTATTCCAGATAATGAAGGTGATGATATGAATTATAATATTCTTGTGAAGCCAACGGATGCTAAAATGAAGTCTGAAACTAACGCTGGTTTTAGAGTAGCGCTTTCTTACCTTTCTGAAGACCAATTACAAATGTCACAAACAGTAAGTGTAGAGGGGAAACCTTTCAACATTACAATGAATTTTACCAAAATTGCAGAATAG
- a CDS encoding translation initiation factor, whose product MDLGDQLKNLFPDHTPEKDPIENLDIEDTLWIQDDPLICKYEKRKGKPITIIEGYTGATSDFKILAKEIKVLLGVGGSFKNESIIIQGDYRDRIMSFLKEKGFKTKRVGG is encoded by the coding sequence ATGGACTTAGGCGATCAATTAAAGAATCTTTTTCCGGATCATACTCCGGAAAAAGATCCTATCGAAAATCTTGATATTGAAGATACGCTTTGGATACAAGACGATCCTCTCATCTGTAAATATGAGAAACGTAAAGGTAAGCCCATTACAATCATTGAAGGTTATACTGGAGCTACATCAGATTTTAAAATTCTTGCTAAAGAGATTAAAGTCTTGCTCGGTGTAGGTGGAAGTTTTAAAAATGAAAGTATTATCATTCAAGGCGATTATAGAGATCGCATTATGAGCTTTTTAAAAGAGAAAGGCTTTAAAACAAAGCGTGTAGGCGGTTAA